A region of Prochlorococcus marinus subsp. pastoris str. CCMP1986 DNA encodes the following proteins:
- a CDS encoding STAS domain-containing protein — protein sequence MNFFGRDLTIEDFQKLTVSLRGNIEIKANIIVFTLKGQLDAFSEKQFKTFITNTLKKEVLSFVIDLSKIDFLDSSGLGALVQTSKECKKLKLRFSVVGNSRVAQTIKLVRLADFLNLKATLQEALVYLKH from the coding sequence ATTAATTTTTTTGGGAGGGATTTAACCATAGAAGATTTCCAAAAGTTAACTGTTTCTTTAAGAGGCAACATTGAAATAAAGGCAAATATAATTGTTTTTACTTTAAAAGGGCAATTAGACGCATTTTCTGAAAAACAATTTAAAACTTTTATTACCAATACCCTTAAAAAAGAAGTTCTTTCATTTGTAATTGATTTAAGTAAAATAGATTTCCTTGATTCATCCGGTTTAGGTGCCCTTGTTCAAACTTCCAAGGAATGCAAAAAACTTAAACTAAGGTTTTCTGTAGTTGGAAATTCTAGAGTTGCTCAAACTATAAAACTAGTAAGATTAGCAGACTTTCTTAATTTGAAAGCTACTCTTCAAGAAGCCTTGGTCTATTTGAAGCATTGA
- the rlmB gene encoding 23S rRNA (guanosine(2251)-2'-O)-methyltransferase RlmB, whose amino-acid sequence MKNFTKNNYSTKRNDTENRRSQSKNNFKKGNDLNTRDDSNRRDNSNRRDNSNRRDNSNKRDNSNRRDDLNRRDDFNRRDNFKRRDDSKRRDNFKSRDDLNRRYDFNRRDNFKRRDDSNRRDDFKRRDDYERKGAIKSNEYSYLKSKEKPRNSFNQSQTRFSSNAQQTENYSENSSKKFQLSPNERNYEDWIWGKHSVFAALNSERPINRIWCTSEIFSSEKFYLLLKDLKSKGVLIEEVPWSRLSQLTSGAVHQGVALQHASTESISLEKLIDISKSKSSNPIIVALDGVTDPHNFGAIIRSAEAFDCKGIIVPQRRSAGLTGTVAKVAAGALEHIPVSRVVNLNRAIDELKKKGFIIIGLSGDGQVPISEFKEKAPVVVIVGAENKGISLLVQKKCDYLLKIPLKGKTSSLNASVAAAISLCYLSNN is encoded by the coding sequence ATGAAAAACTTTACTAAAAATAATTATTCAACAAAAAGGAATGATACAGAAAATAGAAGATCACAATCAAAAAATAATTTTAAAAAAGGAAATGATTTAAATACAAGAGACGATTCTAATAGAAGAGACAATTCTAATAGAAGAGACAATTCTAATAGAAGAGACAATTCTAATAAAAGAGACAATTCTAATAGAAGAGACGATTTAAATAGGAGAGACGATTTTAATAGAAGAGATAATTTTAAAAGGCGAGATGATTCTAAAAGAAGAGATAATTTTAAAAGCCGAGACGATTTAAATAGGAGATACGATTTTAATAGAAGAGATAATTTTAAAAGAAGAGATGATTCTAATAGAAGAGACGATTTTAAAAGAAGAGACGATTACGAAAGAAAAGGCGCTATTAAAAGTAACGAATACAGCTACTTGAAATCAAAAGAAAAACCTAGAAATAGTTTTAATCAATCACAAACGAGATTTTCCTCTAACGCTCAACAAACTGAAAATTATTCTGAAAACAGTTCAAAAAAATTTCAATTGAGTCCAAATGAAAGAAATTATGAAGACTGGATTTGGGGTAAGCATTCTGTTTTTGCTGCTTTAAATAGTGAAAGACCAATCAATAGAATTTGGTGTACTTCTGAAATTTTTTCTTCAGAAAAATTTTACCTATTATTAAAAGACCTTAAGTCAAAAGGTGTTTTAATAGAAGAGGTGCCTTGGTCTAGACTCTCACAACTAACATCCGGAGCCGTTCATCAAGGTGTTGCTTTACAACATGCTTCTACCGAGTCAATATCTTTAGAAAAATTAATTGATATATCGAAAAGTAAATCCTCTAATCCTATTATTGTTGCATTGGATGGCGTGACAGATCCTCACAACTTTGGTGCAATTATTAGATCAGCAGAAGCTTTTGATTGCAAAGGTATTATTGTTCCACAAAGAAGATCTGCAGGTTTAACTGGAACTGTTGCAAAAGTTGCGGCTGGAGCACTAGAGCATATACCTGTAAGCAGAGTAGTAAATCTAAATAGAGCTATTGATGAATTAAAGAAAAAGGGGTTTATCATTATTGGTTTGTCTGGAGATGGTCAAGTTCCCATTTCAGAATTTAAGGAAAAAGCTCCTGTTGTTGTAATAGTTGGAGCAGAAAATAAAGGAATCTCTTTGCTAGTCCAAAAAAAATGTGATTATTTACTTAAAATTCCTCTTAAAGGTAAAACTTCCAGCTTGAATGCATCCGTAGCCGCTGCTATTTCCTTGTGTTATCTATCAAATAATTAA
- a CDS encoding ribonuclease III domain-containing protein: MNYWIQNLAPDGSPDEIGVIQLAWLGDSVWELHQRLRHIHIPLKSRDLHLSVVNEVKAQAQSKALDEIEHLLNSFEINLIRRARNKTKRFPKSSDPAIYSRATGFEALVGWLFLKDPKRLSKFFEYLECK, translated from the coding sequence TTGAATTATTGGATACAAAATCTTGCTCCTGATGGTTCTCCTGATGAGATAGGTGTTATTCAACTTGCTTGGCTAGGGGATTCTGTCTGGGAGTTACATCAAAGATTACGCCATATTCATATTCCATTAAAATCAAGAGATCTTCATCTTTCAGTTGTTAATGAAGTAAAAGCTCAAGCTCAATCAAAAGCATTAGATGAAATTGAACATTTATTAAATTCATTTGAAATTAATTTAATAAGACGAGCTAGAAATAAAACAAAGCGATTTCCAAAATCTTCAGATCCTGCTATCTATTCAAGAGCAACAGGTTTTGAAGCTTTAGTTGGTTGGTTATTTCTAAAAGACCCTAAAAGATTGTCTAAATTTTTTGAATACCTAGAGTGTAAATAA
- the gatA gene encoding Asp-tRNA(Asn)/Glu-tRNA(Gln) amidotransferase subunit GatA, producing MNFNSFRKEIYSGNASVKELVNEFFLKIDSLNPKINAYTCLTKKIANSQSENIDKLITNNQKLPSLAGIPIAIKDNICTKGVVTSCSSKMLKDFVSPYESSASGKLWSLGGICLGKTNLDEFAMGSSTETSVFGTTSNPWDVNRVPGGSSGGSAASVAAGLCLAAIGSDTGGSIRQPASFCGVVGLKPTYGRVSRWGLIAFASSLDQIGPITNTVSDAAEILYSISGKDNLDSTCLDKPVPNYLSDLDKSIKGIKIGIIEECFDHPGLDPEVKESVLSSVERFRSLGAEIHDIKCPRFNDGIATYYVIAPCEASANLARYDGVKYGYRSEGESNLLEMICKSRAEGFGDEVQRRILIGTYALSAGYSDAYYKKAQRVRTLIRSDFDNAFNEVDVLLTPTCPTTAFLKGDFVNDPLSMYLSDLLTVPVNLAGLPAISIPCGFDKKGLPIGLQLIGNVLEEHRILNVANIFEKDAEVMNTKPNIEI from the coding sequence ATGAACTTTAATTCTTTTAGAAAGGAAATATATAGTGGGAATGCTTCAGTTAAAGAATTAGTAAACGAATTCTTTTTAAAAATTGATTCATTAAATCCAAAAATAAATGCATATACTTGTTTAACAAAAAAAATTGCTAATTCTCAATCTGAAAATATTGATAAATTAATTACTAATAATCAAAAACTTCCTTCGCTTGCGGGTATACCGATTGCGATCAAAGATAATATTTGTACGAAGGGAGTTGTTACCTCTTGTTCAAGTAAAATGCTTAAAGACTTTGTTTCTCCATACGAGTCTTCTGCCTCAGGTAAATTATGGTCATTAGGCGGTATTTGTTTAGGAAAAACTAATTTAGATGAATTTGCAATGGGTAGTTCGACTGAGACTTCCGTATTTGGTACGACATCAAATCCATGGGATGTAAATAGAGTACCTGGGGGAAGTTCTGGTGGTAGTGCCGCTTCAGTAGCAGCTGGTTTATGCTTAGCCGCTATTGGTTCAGATACTGGAGGCTCCATAAGGCAGCCAGCATCTTTTTGTGGAGTTGTAGGCCTAAAACCCACATACGGAAGAGTAAGCAGATGGGGGCTAATTGCATTTGCAAGTTCTCTTGATCAAATAGGTCCAATTACAAATACTGTGTCTGATGCTGCTGAGATCCTTTATTCAATTTCTGGGAAGGATAATCTTGATTCAACATGTCTTGACAAACCAGTCCCTAATTACTTGTCAGATCTAGATAAATCTATTAAAGGTATTAAAATAGGCATTATCGAAGAATGTTTTGACCATCCAGGACTTGATCCTGAAGTTAAGGAATCAGTTTTATCTAGTGTTGAGAGATTCAGATCTTTGGGTGCTGAAATTCACGACATAAAGTGTCCAAGATTTAATGATGGTATAGCAACTTATTATGTTATTGCTCCATGTGAGGCTTCAGCTAATTTAGCAAGATATGATGGGGTTAAATACGGATACAGATCAGAAGGTGAGTCTAATTTATTAGAAATGATATGTAAGAGTAGAGCTGAAGGATTTGGGGATGAAGTACAAAGACGAATTTTGATTGGTACCTATGCTTTGTCTGCAGGGTATAGTGATGCTTATTACAAGAAAGCTCAAAGAGTAAGGACTTTAATTAGAAGTGACTTTGATAATGCTTTTAATGAAGTTGATGTTTTATTGACCCCCACATGTCCTACAACTGCATTCTTAAAAGGTGATTTTGTAAATGACCCTTTATCAATGTATTTGTCTGATCTTTTAACTGTTCCAGTAAATCTTGCTGGACTCCCAGCTATCAGCATCCCATGTGGATTTGATAAAAAGGGCTTACCTATCGGTCTTCAATTAATCGGAAATGTTTTGGAGGAGCATCGAATATTGAATGTTGCTAATATATTTGAAAAAGATGCTGAAGTAATGAATACTAAACCTAATATTGAAATTTGA
- a CDS encoding DUF1816 domain-containing protein, whose translation MIRNLGNKLGLAWWAKVETGTPSVTYWYGPFLTKRGLNENLEKFLTDLSDEGSKDIKHKIVRCNKEEPLTV comes from the coding sequence TTGATTAGAAATTTAGGTAACAAACTTGGTTTAGCTTGGTGGGCAAAAGTTGAAACTGGAACCCCTTCAGTAACTTATTGGTATGGTCCATTTCTTACAAAACGAGGTCTTAACGAAAATCTAGAAAAATTTCTTACTGATCTTTCAGACGAGGGTTCAAAAGATATTAAACACAAAATTGTTAGATGTAATAAAGAAGAACCATTAACTGTTTGA
- the carA gene encoding glutamine-hydrolyzing carbamoyl-phosphate synthase small subunit, with the protein MNHLFKKNAKLVLSNGITFTGYSFGAMGSTVGEIVFNTGMTGYQEVISDPSYFGQIITFTYPEIGNTGINFEDSESDNSVRGIIVRNFSNNNSNWRSKLNFNQWLIEKNIIGLYGIDTRALVKILRSNGSMNGVITSEKNDLDSCLEIISNTPNMQGLNLAKDVSTKKNYIFKATTMTDFDVREKIHKNINKFRVVAIDFGIKKSILNRLASHGCEILVLPSNSSFEDVLSHDPDGIFFSNGPGDPSSVLDGINLAKLLINYGKIPMFGICLGHQIFGLALGGKTYKLPFGHRGLNHPCGMNNNNIEITSQNHGFAIDPNSLSTELVEITHLNLNDKTVAGLKLINKPIFSVQYHPEASPGPHDSDYLFEKFVSLMLERC; encoded by the coding sequence ATGAATCATCTTTTTAAGAAAAATGCAAAACTTGTTTTGAGTAATGGGATTACTTTTACTGGTTATTCATTTGGTGCGATGGGTTCAACTGTTGGTGAAATTGTTTTTAATACTGGTATGACTGGTTATCAGGAAGTAATCTCTGACCCAAGTTATTTTGGCCAGATCATTACATTTACTTATCCTGAGATTGGAAATACAGGAATTAATTTCGAAGATTCAGAATCAGATAATTCTGTCAGAGGTATTATTGTGCGTAATTTTTCAAATAATAATAGTAATTGGAGATCTAAATTAAACTTTAATCAGTGGCTAATTGAAAAAAATATTATTGGACTTTATGGAATTGATACAAGAGCTCTTGTTAAAATTTTAAGATCGAATGGTTCCATGAATGGAGTTATCACTAGTGAAAAAAATGATTTAGATAGTTGTCTTGAAATTATTTCTAATACTCCCAATATGCAAGGTTTGAATTTGGCCAAAGATGTTTCAACAAAGAAAAATTATATTTTTAAAGCAACTACAATGACTGATTTTGATGTAAGAGAAAAAATCCACAAAAATATAAATAAATTCAGAGTTGTTGCGATTGATTTTGGTATTAAAAAATCAATTCTCAATAGATTAGCTTCACATGGATGTGAAATTTTGGTTTTGCCTTCAAATTCTTCTTTTGAAGATGTTTTAAGTCATGATCCTGATGGAATATTTTTCTCAAATGGTCCAGGGGATCCTTCATCTGTACTTGATGGAATTAATTTAGCTAAATTACTAATTAATTATGGGAAAATTCCTATGTTTGGGATCTGCCTCGGTCATCAAATATTTGGTTTGGCATTAGGCGGAAAAACTTATAAATTACCTTTTGGACATCGTGGATTAAATCATCCTTGTGGCATGAATAATAATAATATTGAAATTACAAGTCAGAATCATGGTTTTGCTATAGATCCAAATTCTTTGTCCACTGAATTAGTTGAAATAACCCACTTGAATCTTAATGATAAAACTGTTGCCGGATTGAAACTTATAAATAAGCCTATATTTAGTGTTCAATATCATCCAGAAGCAAGTCCTGGGCCTCATGATTCAGATTATTTATTTGAAAAATTTGTTTCTCTAATGTTAGAAAGATGTTGA